Proteins encoded within one genomic window of Brassica rapa cultivar Chiifu-401-42 chromosome A09, CAAS_Brap_v3.01, whole genome shotgun sequence:
- the LOC103837140 gene encoding G patch domain-containing protein 8, with the protein MDIRRRESKTEASDREKRINEKEQMNQESFIEELAGEFRLPITHRVTENVDLEDVEQASLDTMISSTNVGFRLLQKMGWKGKGLGKQEQGITEPIKSGIRDRRLGLGKQEEDDYFTAEENIQRRKLDIEIEETEEIAKKREVQAERELKIEGDVKEIRKTFYCELCSKQYRTVMEFEGHLDSYDHNHKKRFKEMKEMHGASSRDDRKKREQLRQERELTKMADARKQQQMQQNMQEDPENVPVPLPAKPALAPLVVQDQRKSLKFGFSSKSGSTSKSQPKSSVKKPKLAIASVFGNDSDED; encoded by the exons ATGGATATTAGGCGGCGTGAAAGTAAGACGGAAGCTAGTGATAGAGAGAAACGGATTAACGAGAAGGAACAG ATGAATCAAGAGTCTTTTATTGAGGAGCTTGCAGGAGAGTTTAGATTGCCTATAACACACAGGGTGACTGAGAACGTTGACTTGGAGGATGTGGAGCAAGCGTCACTAGACACGATGATATCATCAACCAACGTTGGGTTTCGTCTTCTTCAGAAGATGGGTTGGAAAGGGAAGGGTTTAGGAAAGCAAGAGCAAG GGATAACGGAGCCTATAAAGTCCGGTATCAGGGACCGAAGGCTCGGTTTAGGGAAGCAAGAAGAGGATGATTACTTCACTGCGGAGGAGAACATCCAAAGGAGGAAGCTTGATATTGAGATCGAGGAGACTGAGGAGATCGCTAAGAAACGGGAG GTCCAAGCAGAACGTGAGCTGAAGATTGAGGGCGATGTCAAAGAAATACGCAAGACCTTCTATTGTGAGCTTTGCAGCAAGCAGTATAGAACGGTGATGGAGTTTGAAGGTCACTTGGACTCATATGATCACAACCATAAGAAG AGATTCAAAGAGATGAAAGAAATGCATGGTGCGAGCAGCCGCGATGATAGGAAGAAGCGAGAGCAGCTGCGTCAGGAGAGGGAGCTGACTAAAAT GGCTGATGCTCGTAAACAACAGCAGATGCAACAGAACATGCAAGAAGACCCAGAGAATGTCCCAGTTCCATTACCGGCTAAGCCCGCTCTTGCACCACTTGTTGTCCAAGATCAGCGGAAGTCATTGAAGTTTGGCTTTTCTTCAAAAAGCGGCAGTACATCAAAG AGCCAACCCAAGAGCAGCGTCAAGAAGCCTAAATTAGCAATTGCATCGGTTTTTGGCAACGACAGCGACGAAGATTAA
- the LOC103837142 gene encoding zinc finger CCCH domain-containing protein 3 isoform X3 has translation MLIINKSPALCRGVSAIDSFHRYGVQSIYSFRRSNNFCPFGDSCRYLHPNNITGNAGFTNNNNNTQPPTGLPNQHIQGSSLNRDCFSRRAGGAGWFDLPPSLRPPPEQGYPQPPSIDWG, from the exons ATGTTAATAATCAACAAGTCTCCAGCTTTGTGCCGAGGGGTCTCTGCAATCGATTCGTTTCATCGGTATGGTGTTCAGTCGATTTATAGTTTTCGTCGTAGCAAT AACTTTTGTCCATTTGGAGACTCTTGCAGATACTTGCACCCTAACAACATTACAGG AAATGCAGGATTCaccaataataataacaatacgCAACCTCCTACTGGCTTGCCTAACCAACACATCCAAGGAAGTAGTTTAAACC GTGATTGTTTTAGTAGGAGAGCAGGAGGAGCAGGTTGGTTCGATCTGCCACCGTCGCTGAGACCGCCTCCGGAGCAAGGCTATCCTCAACCTCCCTCCATTGACTGGGGATAg
- the LOC103837142 gene encoding zinc finger CCCH domain-containing protein 3 isoform X2, whose translation MPSGKYYCDYCEKEFQDTQVARKRHLQSNPHLRAKALWYSSITSDVNNQQVSSFVPRGLCNRFVSSNFCPFGDSCRYLHPNNITGFTNNNNNTQPPTGLPNQHIQGSSLNRDCFSRRAGGAGWFDLPPSLRPPPEQGYPQPPSIDWG comes from the exons atGCCGTCGGGGAAGTACTACTGCGATTACTGCGAGAAGGAGTTTCAGGACACGCAAGTCGCTAGAAAACGACATCTTCAGAGCAACCCTCATCTTCGAGCTAAAGCACTTTGGTACAGCTCTATTACCTCAG ATGTTAATAATCAACAAGTCTCCAGCTTTGTGCCGAGGGGTCTCTGCAATCGATTCGTTTCATCG AACTTTTGTCCATTTGGAGACTCTTGCAGATACTTGCACCCTAACAACATTACAG GATTCaccaataataataacaatacgCAACCTCCTACTGGCTTGCCTAACCAACACATCCAAGGAAGTAGTTTAAACC GTGATTGTTTTAGTAGGAGAGCAGGAGGAGCAGGTTGGTTCGATCTGCCACCGTCGCTGAGACCGCCTCCGGAGCAAGGCTATCCTCAACCTCCCTCCATTGACTGGGGATAg
- the LOC103837142 gene encoding zinc finger CCCH domain-containing protein 3 isoform X1, which translates to MPSGKYYCDYCEKEFQDTQVARKRHLQSNPHLRAKALWYSSITSDVNNQQVSSFVPRGLCNRFVSSNFCPFGDSCRYLHPNNITGNAGFTNNNNNTQPPTGLPNQHIQGSSLNRDCFSRRAGGAGWFDLPPSLRPPPEQGYPQPPSIDWG; encoded by the exons atGCCGTCGGGGAAGTACTACTGCGATTACTGCGAGAAGGAGTTTCAGGACACGCAAGTCGCTAGAAAACGACATCTTCAGAGCAACCCTCATCTTCGAGCTAAAGCACTTTGGTACAGCTCTATTACCTCAG ATGTTAATAATCAACAAGTCTCCAGCTTTGTGCCGAGGGGTCTCTGCAATCGATTCGTTTCATCG AACTTTTGTCCATTTGGAGACTCTTGCAGATACTTGCACCCTAACAACATTACAGG AAATGCAGGATTCaccaataataataacaatacgCAACCTCCTACTGGCTTGCCTAACCAACACATCCAAGGAAGTAGTTTAAACC GTGATTGTTTTAGTAGGAGAGCAGGAGGAGCAGGTTGGTTCGATCTGCCACCGTCGCTGAGACCGCCTCCGGAGCAAGGCTATCCTCAACCTCCCTCCATTGACTGGGGATAg